The following proteins are co-located in the Desulfatitalea tepidiphila genome:
- a CDS encoding AMP-binding protein — MPTATQFGYFHDLIEHQANTIGDKPYILYEERRISFAEFHQAGCRAANGLLRLGAEPGDGIAVLMGNCPEYLALFYGIPRAGLYSVPVNVSLKGDGLKFILSHSEARYLVIDDTLYPHYAKLERPVGAIEKVFVRRTSDQPLPEGTQDLRVLFDASAQRPDHGIDPQAISHLMYTSGTTGFPKGVVKRMGAEKLDGMFKLAGMLYRPDDVLYTALPLFHANALSLTAGLAMAAGLPFGLEKRFSASGFWNSIRHFGATTFNALGAMVPILMKQPPKPDDGDNPARMVFTAACPANLWRPFEERFNVRIWEGYGAVDGGGLMMFNLGDAPPGSIGRIITGQAHKLVDDEGKAVATGQVGELIANVKAGTRGVEYFKNPEASRKKVRDGWVYTGDYFYADKEGNLYFVDRKSDCMRRRGENISSWEVENVVEKHPHVAECAAFGVPSELGEDDVMIWVKPQAGAQIDLRDLMQHCADNMAYFMVPRYVDVVDEIPRTETLRAIKKPMKQRGVTARTWDREKHMPDLKLK; from the coding sequence ATGCCCACAGCGACGCAATTCGGATATTTTCATGATCTGATCGAACATCAGGCGAACACCATCGGCGACAAGCCCTACATCCTGTATGAAGAGCGCCGCATCAGCTTCGCCGAATTCCACCAGGCCGGCTGCCGCGCGGCCAACGGGCTTTTACGGCTGGGCGCCGAACCCGGAGACGGGATCGCCGTCCTGATGGGAAACTGCCCCGAGTACCTTGCCCTGTTTTACGGCATCCCCCGCGCAGGCTTGTACAGCGTGCCCGTCAACGTGTCATTGAAGGGCGACGGGCTGAAGTTCATTCTCAGCCACTCGGAAGCCAGGTATCTGGTCATCGACGACACCCTCTATCCTCACTATGCGAAGCTCGAGCGCCCGGTGGGCGCCATCGAAAAAGTCTTCGTGCGGCGCACATCGGATCAGCCGCTTCCGGAAGGCACCCAGGATCTGCGCGTGCTTTTCGATGCCTCCGCCCAAAGGCCCGACCACGGGATCGACCCGCAGGCGATCTCCCACCTGATGTACACCTCCGGCACCACGGGCTTTCCGAAAGGGGTCGTCAAACGGATGGGGGCGGAGAAGCTGGACGGTATGTTCAAGCTGGCCGGCATGCTCTATCGGCCGGATGACGTGCTGTACACCGCGCTGCCGCTGTTTCATGCCAATGCGCTGAGCCTGACGGCGGGTCTGGCCATGGCCGCCGGCCTGCCGTTCGGCCTGGAAAAACGCTTTTCCGCCTCCGGCTTCTGGAATTCCATCCGCCATTTCGGCGCCACGACCTTCAATGCGCTGGGCGCCATGGTGCCCATTCTGATGAAGCAGCCGCCAAAGCCCGATGACGGCGACAATCCCGCCCGGATGGTCTTTACGGCCGCTTGTCCTGCCAACCTCTGGCGGCCGTTCGAAGAGCGCTTCAACGTCAGGATATGGGAAGGCTACGGGGCCGTGGACGGCGGGGGATTGATGATGTTCAATCTGGGCGATGCACCGCCGGGATCCATCGGCCGAATCATCACCGGACAGGCGCACAAGCTGGTGGATGATGAGGGCAAGGCGGTGGCCACCGGGCAGGTCGGGGAATTGATCGCCAATGTCAAGGCGGGAACACGGGGCGTGGAGTATTTCAAGAACCCGGAAGCCTCCAGGAAAAAGGTCCGCGATGGATGGGTGTACACCGGCGACTATTTCTACGCGGACAAGGAAGGCAATCTTTACTTTGTGGACCGCAAGAGCGACTGCATGCGGCGGCGCGGCGAGAACATCTCCTCATGGGAAGTGGAGAATGTCGTCGAAAAACACCCCCACGTGGCCGAATGCGCGGCTTTCGGCGTTCCTTCGGAACTCGGGGAAGATGATGTCATGATCTGGGTGAAGCCGCAAGCAGGAGCGCAAATCGATCTCAGGGACCTCATGCAGCACTGCGCGGACAACATGGCCTATTTCATGGTGCCCCGCTATGTCGATGTGGTGGATGAGATCCCGCGCACCGAAACCCTGCGCGCCATTAAAAAGCCCATGAAGCAGCGCGGGGTCACGGCGCGGACGTGGGACAGGGAAAAGCATATGCCTGACCTGAAACTCAAATAA
- a CDS encoding nitroreductase family protein, with translation MAKQEIKADLGWKEVEPMFRPSGVHMGVMQCDAELCSRCGLCIQNCPFKAWETGDDDVPRLKKDYACFSCYNCMVACPTGAISIVEPYVVDKGSFFETADGPLPPKMPLDPKDAEGQPDAWTDVERHIFERRSVRNFKAKPVPDHLIRRILEAGRYAPSAGNCQPWKFIVITDPQFIAAINEATHQIIETAYSAYMDEEGVKSLVQRYAQDPKPGSYDPRIVLGGYGSIAKGAMPAFLNAPALILIVCDERSISTPEIHAGICGQNMNLAAKALGLGFCWIGWSRVVEMVPTFKEKLGLHYPWKIITGAVLGYPRFTQEGVVPREFRPVTWFRAGAQGPEIERG, from the coding sequence ATGGCAAAGCAGGAAATCAAGGCCGACCTCGGCTGGAAAGAGGTGGAACCGATGTTTCGGCCCAGCGGTGTCCACATGGGGGTTATGCAGTGCGACGCCGAATTGTGCAGCCGGTGCGGGCTCTGTATCCAAAACTGCCCGTTCAAAGCGTGGGAGACGGGCGACGACGATGTGCCGCGCCTGAAAAAAGACTATGCCTGCTTCAGTTGCTACAACTGCATGGTGGCCTGTCCCACCGGGGCCATTTCCATCGTCGAACCCTACGTTGTGGACAAGGGGAGCTTTTTTGAAACCGCGGACGGCCCCCTGCCGCCCAAAATGCCCCTTGACCCGAAAGACGCCGAGGGGCAGCCGGATGCGTGGACCGACGTTGAGCGTCATATTTTCGAGCGCCGCAGCGTGCGCAACTTCAAAGCCAAACCGGTCCCGGATCATCTGATCCGAAGAATCCTGGAGGCCGGCCGGTACGCCCCCAGCGCCGGCAACTGCCAGCCGTGGAAGTTTATCGTCATCACCGACCCGCAGTTCATCGCCGCCATCAACGAGGCCACGCATCAGATCATCGAGACGGCCTATTCGGCCTATATGGACGAAGAGGGCGTAAAAAGCCTCGTGCAGCGGTACGCGCAGGATCCGAAGCCGGGGTCCTATGATCCCCGGATCGTTTTGGGCGGATATGGGTCCATCGCCAAAGGAGCGATGCCCGCTTTTCTGAATGCACCGGCATTGATTCTGATTGTCTGCGACGAGCGCTCCATCAGCACACCCGAGATCCATGCGGGCATCTGCGGGCAGAACATGAATCTCGCGGCCAAAGCCCTCGGGCTCGGGTTCTGCTGGATCGGCTGGAGCCGGGTGGTCGAGATGGTTCCCACGTTCAAAGAAAAACTGGGCCTTCACTATCCCTGGAAGATTATCACCGGCGCCGTGTTGGGCTATCCACGATTCACGCAGGAGGGCGTGGTTCCTCGCGAATTCAGGCCGGTCACTTGGTTCCGGGCAGGGGCGCAAGGCCCTGAGATCGAACGCGGTTAA
- a CDS encoding sigma-54 interaction domain-containing protein, translating to MAGKDDTSIQNRCREITARMDPMVSAQTLYGILQEYFPLEWMNLAVADSAGQKLRYLALITEAQTMHVDETVKLSKKGRAEIEHLIKEKIVRWHDVGVTNLGRDINAYFEITEPISSITAIKQLDSSRYAALGLVATGFDRYDDTHHELFKALYDPLARAISHILNQLEMSSLTSRLTLENRDLKRRLGDLSGRGVVGLDTGLRNVITRVKQVAALDSPVLLVGETGVGKEVIAKEIHQRSKRAGKPIVSVNCGAIPEGLVDSELFGHEKGSFTGAYSLKRGYFEQADGGTVFLDEIGELTAQAQVRLLRVLQSKEFQRVGGSRTLTVDVRIIAATNRNLAEMVKKKQFRMDLWFRINIIPIAIPPLRERKEDIPALAEYFVKQKSREMNLSYDAVLSPEAVAHLQAYAWPGNVRELQNIIERALIISQGRPLSFRDLVAPLEQPPHDESCNVPDRFLKMDELIARHIRQALSLTNGRIAGQGGAAELLGMHPSTLRGRMRKHAIRISKEVNG from the coding sequence ATGGCAGGAAAAGACGACACATCCATCCAGAACCGATGCCGCGAGATCACCGCGCGCATGGATCCGATGGTTTCCGCTCAGACACTATACGGTATTCTGCAGGAATACTTTCCTTTGGAATGGATGAACCTGGCTGTGGCCGATTCCGCCGGTCAAAAACTGCGCTATCTGGCCCTGATCACGGAAGCGCAGACCATGCATGTGGATGAAACGGTCAAGCTCTCCAAAAAGGGGCGTGCAGAAATCGAGCACCTCATAAAAGAGAAGATTGTAAGATGGCATGATGTCGGCGTCACGAACCTGGGCAGGGATATCAATGCCTATTTCGAGATCACAGAGCCGATATCCTCCATTACCGCAATCAAGCAACTGGATTCGTCGCGATATGCGGCGCTCGGTCTGGTGGCCACCGGCTTTGACCGCTACGATGATACGCACCATGAACTGTTCAAAGCGCTTTACGATCCCCTGGCCAGGGCCATATCCCACATCCTGAACCAGCTTGAAATGTCCAGTTTGACATCACGGCTGACCCTTGAAAACCGGGACCTGAAGCGACGCCTGGGCGACTTGAGCGGCAGGGGTGTCGTGGGGCTTGATACAGGGCTGCGAAATGTCATCACCAGGGTCAAACAGGTCGCCGCATTGGACAGTCCCGTGCTGCTCGTTGGCGAAACCGGCGTGGGCAAGGAAGTGATTGCCAAGGAGATCCACCAGCGATCGAAACGGGCGGGCAAACCCATCGTCAGCGTCAACTGCGGCGCCATTCCGGAAGGTCTGGTCGACAGCGAATTGTTCGGCCATGAAAAAGGCTCCTTCACCGGCGCCTACAGCCTGAAGCGCGGCTATTTCGAGCAGGCCGATGGCGGGACCGTTTTTCTCGATGAAATCGGCGAGCTGACCGCGCAGGCCCAGGTGAGGCTGCTTCGGGTGCTTCAAAGCAAGGAGTTCCAGAGGGTCGGCGGAAGCCGCACGTTGACCGTTGATGTGCGGATAATCGCCGCCACCAACCGCAACCTGGCGGAAATGGTCAAGAAAAAGCAGTTCCGAATGGATCTCTGGTTTCGAATCAACATCATCCCGATAGCGATCCCCCCCCTTCGAGAACGCAAAGAAGATATTCCGGCCCTGGCCGAATACTTCGTTAAGCAGAAATCAAGGGAGATGAATCTCTCGTATGATGCCGTTCTTTCGCCGGAAGCGGTCGCGCACCTGCAGGCCTACGCGTGGCCGGGAAATGTTCGGGAACTGCAGAACATTATCGAGCGGGCGCTGATCATCAGTCAAGGCAGGCCGCTGTCGTTCAGGGACCTGGTCGCACCATTGGAGCAACCCCCGCACGACGAAAGCTGCAATGTGCCGGATCGTTTCCTGAAGATGGATGAATTGATTGCACGTCATATCCGGCAAGCCCTTTCGTTGACCAACGGCCGGATCGCAGGGCAGGGCGGCGCCGCAGAACTTCTGGGCATGCATCCGTCCACCTTGCGGGGCCGCATGCGCAAGCACGCGATCCGTATCAGCAAGGAAGTGAATGGCTGA